The Alteribacter keqinensis DNA segment ATCATTTCCTGAATCTTTTCACTTGCCTTTTGTTTAAATGCCGCGTCCCCTGTAGAAAGGGCTTCGTCTATAATGAAAATATCCGGTTGAAGAGTGGCGGCAATACTAAAACCCAGCCTTGCCCTCATACCGCTGGAGTACCCTTTTACCGGTTTATCAATCGACTTTGCCAACTCTGAAAACTCAATGATTTTAGGGCTGTCACTTTCTACCCTTTGCTTAGGTATACCAAGTAACATCCCGTTCAAATAAATATTATCTCTTCCCGTCAATTGATCATTAAATCCGGTCCCGTAGCCTAAAAGAGCGGACGTCTCACCATTAATTTTAATGGATCCTTCGTCAGGAGATAAAATGTTAGTAAGCACCTTACAAAGTGTGCTTTTACCAGCCCCGTTATGCCCTATAATTCCCACTACTTCCCCTTGTTTGATGTTAAAGTTAACATCTTTTAAAGCCCAATGCGTTTCTTTTTTATGTTTAAAGATAATGCTCACGTTCCTCGCATCAATAACGGTTCTATCTTTGAGGTGAGCCTCCGTTTTTTTAAGTTCGAGCTTTTTATTCACCCTTCTTTTCCGAGGAGGAATAGTCGCTTTATACTTTTTTAATATCTCCTTTGGTTCTCCTACATCTTTAATAGACCCCTTGTCCAACCATATAAGGCGATCACAATTCTTCCTAGCATAACGAAGGCTGTGAGTTACAAGGATAACCATCTTCGCTTTAGAAACTAGTTCTTTCATTTTTTCTGCTGCTCTCCGGCCAAATGCAGC contains these protein-coding regions:
- a CDS encoding ABC transporter ATP-binding protein, producing the protein MSLKNNMVDRLADERKEVVLRAENLGVSFNSGFRKDDYKSHVIDFFSKDKNKGKSSNKTVWPLKNINFEGYKGEILGIIGSNGAGKTTLCKLLSGILKPDEGKVRADGRVSALFSLGMGFNKELTGRENIYLNGMMIGIKKEKITQSIEDIHEFSGLGDFIDRPMKTYSSGMKARLGFSVAAFLEPEILILDEALNTGDAAFGRRAAEKMKELVSKAKMVILVTHSLRYARKNCDRLIWLDKGSIKDVGEPKEILKKYKATIPPRKRRVNKKLELKKTEAHLKDRTVIDARNVSIIFKHKKETHWALKDVNFNIKQGEVVGIIGHNGAGKSTLCKVLTNILSPDEGSIKINGETSALLGYGTGFNDQLTGRDNIYLNGMLLGIPKQRVESDSPKIIEFSELAKSIDKPVKGYSSGMRARLGFSIAATLQPDIFIIDEALSTGDAAFKQKASEKIQEMMENAKAVIIVSHSMKFVETVCTRAIWMERGKVRGDGDAEEIVSQYRESVQEKKQKDKKEN